The proteins below come from a single Roseiconus lacunae genomic window:
- a CDS encoding ABC transporter ATP-binding protein, with translation MPGQASVDRSTDAVVQTHSVSRYFPRGDVHALHDVSLAITHGEHVSIVGKSGSGKSTLLNLIGGMDRPTAGEVYFDGQSLATANLDRYRRQQVGFVFQRYYLLPNLTAAENVQIPMFETSASANERAETANSLLAQVGLSGRGRHLPRQLSGGECQRVAIARAIANRPQVILADEPTGALDSESGMAILELLESLRETSQTTLVVVTHDEAVASRASRQIVLADGELVDSGGA, from the coding sequence ATGCCCGGGCAAGCTTCCGTCGATCGCTCTACCGACGCCGTCGTGCAGACCCATTCAGTTTCACGCTATTTTCCCCGGGGCGACGTGCATGCCCTTCACGACGTCAGTTTGGCGATTACCCATGGCGAACATGTCTCGATTGTAGGCAAAAGTGGAAGCGGGAAATCAACCTTGTTGAATCTAATCGGAGGGATGGACCGACCGACTGCGGGCGAGGTGTACTTTGACGGGCAATCATTGGCCACTGCCAATCTGGATCGTTATCGACGTCAGCAGGTCGGATTCGTGTTCCAGCGATACTATTTATTGCCGAACTTAACCGCCGCCGAAAACGTTCAAATTCCCATGTTTGAAACCTCGGCATCCGCGAATGAACGCGCCGAAACAGCCAACTCGCTACTCGCCCAAGTTGGACTCTCTGGCCGTGGACGCCATTTGCCCCGACAACTCTCTGGCGGTGAATGCCAACGCGTCGCGATCGCGCGAGCAATTGCGAACCGCCCTCAAGTGATCTTGGCGGACGAACCCACCGGGGCACTCGATAGTGAATCGGGAATGGCGATATTGGAATTATTAGAATCGCTACGCGAAACCAGTCAGACGACGTTGGTTGTCGTCACTCATGATGAAGCCGTCGCATCCAGGGCGAGTCGGCAAATCGTTCTGGCCGACGGTGAACTGGTCGACTCGGGCGGTGCTTAA
- a CDS encoding AAA family ATPase, producing the protein MKDHRMVQPPPIESNTPNPDRGPHSGSGSGDSNPGRDSRSDAELASELVKSCKAIRHQVAQVVVGQNEVVEQLLIAILSRGHCLLEGVPGLAKTLMIRTLAESMHLDFHRIQFTPDLMPGDITGTDIIQEDPETGRRKLLFERGPIFTQMLLADEINRTPPKTQAALLEAMQEHEVTAGGKTYSLKEPFFVLATQNPIEQEGTYPLPEAQRDRFLFHVVVDYPTRDEESEIVDRTTSTFDAEVKPVVTGEQIIAFQRTVRRVPLPPHVKDWVLDAVRSVRPSDPQCADWAKELVEWGPGPRASQQLVLAAKARALMHGRPQVTLEDVQTLALPVLRHRLVPTFTAEADGITVDDLITRLIKDLAPKQASAL; encoded by the coding sequence ATGAAGGATCACCGCATGGTTCAGCCTCCGCCGATCGAATCCAACACTCCCAATCCCGATCGCGGCCCCCATTCCGGTTCCGGTTCGGGCGATTCGAATCCAGGCCGTGATTCACGCAGCGACGCTGAACTGGCGTCCGAACTGGTGAAGTCCTGCAAGGCCATTCGGCATCAAGTCGCACAGGTTGTCGTCGGACAAAACGAAGTCGTCGAACAACTTCTCATTGCGATTTTGTCCCGTGGTCATTGTCTGCTCGAAGGCGTCCCCGGCCTCGCCAAAACACTGATGATCCGGACCCTTGCCGAATCGATGCATTTGGATTTCCACCGGATCCAGTTCACCCCCGATTTGATGCCCGGCGATATCACCGGAACAGACATCATTCAAGAAGACCCCGAAACGGGCCGCCGAAAATTGCTGTTCGAACGTGGGCCGATCTTCACCCAGATGCTGCTCGCCGACGAAATTAACCGTACGCCTCCGAAAACACAGGCGGCGCTTCTCGAAGCAATGCAAGAACACGAAGTCACCGCCGGAGGTAAAACGTATTCCTTGAAGGAACCGTTCTTCGTCCTCGCGACCCAGAACCCGATCGAGCAGGAAGGCACCTACCCGCTGCCAGAAGCTCAACGCGATCGATTTTTATTCCATGTCGTCGTCGATTACCCCACCCGCGACGAAGAATCGGAGATCGTCGATCGTACGACGTCAACGTTTGATGCCGAGGTGAAACCGGTCGTCACCGGGGAACAAATCATTGCCTTTCAGAGGACCGTCCGGCGCGTCCCGTTGCCGCCCCACGTCAAAGACTGGGTGCTCGATGCCGTTCGGTCGGTGCGTCCCTCAGATCCGCAGTGCGCCGACTGGGCAAAAGAACTGGTCGAATGGGGACCGGGACCACGTGCTAGCCAACAATTAGTGCTTGCCGCCAAAGCGCGCGCATTGATGCATGGTCGTCCCCAAGTGACCCTTGAGGACGTCCAGACACTCGCGCTACCTGTCTTACGACACCGGCTGGTCCCGACGTTCACCGCGGAAGCTGACGGCATCACGGTCGACGATCTGATCACGCGGTTGATCAAAGATCTCGCGCCCAAGCAGGCGTCAGCGCTCTAA
- a CDS encoding cytidine/deoxycytidylate deaminase family protein, which yields MHSSITDKGLSQLFQAATDLVARRLPTGEAVAAAILTQSHQIYTGIWIDAALDAAALCAETGPICEAHRTNEVVLASVCVMRESTNGDIQVVPACGICQERLSYWGMDLVVGIPGTKIDGVCDFLPLSALRPHYWRDVLPKKLQ from the coding sequence ATGCACTCCAGCATCACCGACAAAGGCCTTTCACAATTATTTCAAGCGGCAACAGATCTCGTTGCCCGTCGACTCCCAACTGGTGAAGCAGTCGCCGCGGCCATCTTGACTCAATCGCATCAGATCTACACAGGGATCTGGATTGATGCGGCGCTCGACGCCGCTGCACTCTGTGCCGAAACCGGACCGATCTGTGAAGCGCATCGGACAAATGAGGTGGTGCTCGCGTCGGTTTGCGTGATGAGAGAGTCTACCAATGGCGATATACAAGTCGTACCGGCATGCGGAATTTGCCAGGAACGACTCTCCTATTGGGGAATGGATTTGGTAGTCGGAATTCCGGGAACGAAGATCGATGGAGTCTGTGACTTTCTGCCGTTATCGGCCCTTCGCCCACACTATTGGCGTGACGTGCTTCCGAAGAAACTCCAATGA
- the dapF gene encoding diaminopimelate epimerase yields the protein MNITKMHGAGNDYVYIDCFSQDVPDDLPELARQISHRHFGVGGDGLVLIRKSDQADARMQMFNADGSESEMCGNAIRCVAKFMYDHGIKSTPNLKIETGAGILSLDCEVGGDGLVSRVKVDMGPPELHGPKIPTTLPVDPDGRVVESAVEFDGKTFPVTCVSMGNPHCVIFVPDATDELVLGLGPKIENDPRFPNRINVEFVEVLSRNEVRQRTWERGSGETWACGTGAAAVCVAGVLSGRTERTVLNHLLGGDLTLTWDEASGHVIKTGPATEVFSGQWNR from the coding sequence ATGAACATTACAAAGATGCACGGCGCCGGGAACGACTACGTTTACATCGATTGCTTTTCGCAAGACGTCCCCGATGACCTCCCCGAGTTAGCTCGCCAAATCTCTCACCGCCACTTCGGAGTCGGCGGAGACGGTTTAGTGTTGATCCGCAAGAGCGATCAAGCGGACGCCCGCATGCAGATGTTCAACGCCGACGGCAGTGAAAGCGAGATGTGTGGCAACGCGATTCGCTGCGTCGCTAAGTTCATGTACGACCACGGCATCAAGTCCACACCGAACTTAAAGATCGAAACCGGAGCCGGCATCTTGAGCTTGGATTGTGAAGTCGGCGGCGATGGCTTGGTGTCGCGTGTCAAAGTTGACATGGGACCTCCAGAACTTCACGGGCCAAAAATCCCAACCACGCTGCCGGTCGATCCAGACGGCCGGGTCGTTGAGAGTGCCGTCGAGTTTGACGGAAAAACATTTCCGGTGACCTGCGTTTCGATGGGCAACCCACACTGCGTGATTTTTGTTCCCGATGCAACGGACGAACTGGTCTTAGGCCTGGGGCCGAAGATCGAGAATGACCCAAGATTTCCCAATCGAATTAACGTCGAATTCGTTGAAGTTCTCTCTCGAAACGAGGTTCGACAGCGGACTTGGGAGCGTGGATCGGGGGAGACCTGGGCGTGTGGAACCGGTGCCGCCGCGGTCTGTGTCGCCGGCGTGCTTTCCGGACGAACCGAGCGAACGGTGCTCAATCACTTGCTCGGCGGTGACCTGACGTTGACCTGGGACGAAGCCAGCGGGCATGTCATCAAGACCGGACCGGCAACGGAAGTCTTTTCCGGCCAATGGAATCGTTGA
- the xerC gene encoding tyrosine recombinase XerC, producing the protein MNSAIAQFLRYMVNERNASELTIKSYREDLFSFVEWLDVTRGNVPAPAELSPQDLRAFQAALQQADYARTSIARKLAALRSFYKFAMREGLASSNPAKPLRNPRRQRKLPHVLSGDEIGRLLLAPPPDKVDGLRDRAILETMYSAGLRVSELVGLQDGDLDLSEGIVRVRGKGRKERICPLGSFAMKAIQIYAAKRQRSPEANSLGRAAPVFVNRFGNQLTTRSIGRMLEKHLTTARLDSRTSPHTLRHSFATHLLDRGADIRSVQELLGHKSLATTQIYTHVSAASLRQVYEKAHPRAV; encoded by the coding sequence ATGAATTCGGCTATCGCCCAGTTCTTGCGCTACATGGTTAACGAGCGTAACGCGAGCGAATTGACCATCAAGTCGTACCGCGAGGACTTGTTCTCGTTTGTCGAATGGCTTGATGTCACTCGAGGAAACGTGCCCGCACCGGCAGAACTATCGCCGCAAGATCTGCGGGCCTTTCAAGCTGCCTTGCAGCAGGCCGACTACGCGCGAACGAGTATTGCTCGCAAGCTGGCCGCTCTGCGGAGCTTTTACAAGTTTGCGATGCGAGAAGGCCTGGCCAGTAGCAATCCGGCCAAACCGCTACGAAACCCGCGACGCCAACGAAAACTTCCGCATGTGCTTTCCGGTGACGAGATTGGGCGTCTACTCCTCGCGCCGCCTCCGGACAAAGTCGATGGCCTACGCGATCGTGCGATCCTCGAAACGATGTATTCGGCGGGGCTGCGTGTCAGCGAACTCGTCGGACTGCAAGACGGTGATCTGGATCTTTCCGAAGGGATCGTCCGTGTCCGCGGTAAGGGACGAAAAGAACGGATCTGTCCGCTGGGATCGTTCGCAATGAAAGCGATCCAGATTTATGCCGCTAAGCGCCAACGAAGCCCCGAAGCGAACTCGCTCGGCCGCGCAGCCCCGGTGTTCGTCAATCGATTTGGCAACCAATTGACCACACGCAGCATCGGACGAATGTTGGAAAAGCACTTGACGACCGCGCGACTAGATTCACGCACCAGTCCTCATACTCTGCGACATTCCTTCGCAACGCATCTCCTTGACCGCGGTGCCGACATTCGTAGCGTCCAAGAACTGCTGGGCCACAAATCGTTGGCCACCACACAGATCTACACGCACGTCAGCGCGGCCAGCTTGCGGCAAGTTTACGAGAAGGCACATCCGCGTGCCGTTTAA
- a CDS encoding ATP-binding protein, with product MASLYVVRGRDQGKHFLLSGPVVRIGRDTHNDVQLLDGEASRNHAEIRIDAEGGCTLVDLNSSNGSQVNGHRVSEQRLASGDRVEIGGTLLIFTGTGQPTAIDAAHGVDIVRHGSAADASRIVSSFVRPTSRPAVVPFRGDGESNVVAEAAPRFETAVADPSTDSSEPSGEPSISTLTDTDRSLEVMYLTALAVGRTDDLNELLDRILQLVFDWVDADRGCVMLRDAETGDLRPAARCDRQSKSNARKDAPISISSTILDYVLERAEGVRTSDACDDDRFDAAASIVQGGVREALCVPLQGRYDIVGALYIDTYTSPGQIVKRGSTHRFTDDHLRLITAIGHQAALAIEDTFYYSALLQSERLAAMGQTIATLSHHVKNILQGIRGGSFLIESGLKRDDTDAVKRGWTMVDRNQERISNLVMDMLTFSKEREPQKIEADLNETIRDVFELMESRARESDVLLETFLDDELPLASFDPDALHQALLNLVTNAIDAVKEGHAAPADEPNETSGQGDITSQRAEISEFVPELPEPPAKVSIVSKYAPEIGWIVDVIDNGPGISEEDRQRVFSLFESKKGARGTGLGLPVSAKILNEHGGSLTIVDSPTGVGCCFRMLLPPLPPS from the coding sequence ATGGCATCTTTGTACGTCGTCCGGGGTCGCGATCAGGGGAAGCATTTTTTGCTTTCAGGCCCCGTCGTGCGCATTGGCCGTGACACCCACAACGATGTGCAGTTGCTTGACGGAGAAGCATCGCGAAATCACGCCGAAATTCGCATCGACGCTGAAGGCGGATGCACACTAGTCGACCTTAACAGCAGCAACGGCTCACAGGTCAACGGGCATCGCGTCAGCGAACAACGATTGGCCAGCGGCGATCGGGTTGAAATTGGTGGAACGTTGTTGATCTTCACCGGGACCGGACAACCGACGGCAATCGACGCGGCTCATGGAGTCGACATTGTCCGTCATGGTAGCGCGGCCGACGCCAGCCGGATCGTTTCGTCGTTTGTACGACCGACGTCGCGGCCCGCGGTGGTGCCGTTCCGCGGCGATGGTGAATCAAACGTGGTTGCCGAAGCGGCGCCTCGGTTCGAGACCGCGGTCGCCGATCCGTCCACCGACTCCAGCGAACCTTCCGGCGAACCCTCGATCAGCACGCTGACCGATACCGATCGGTCCTTGGAAGTGATGTACCTGACCGCGTTAGCGGTCGGTCGAACGGATGATTTGAACGAATTGCTCGATCGAATTTTGCAATTGGTGTTCGACTGGGTCGATGCCGATCGCGGTTGTGTCATGTTGCGTGATGCCGAGACCGGCGACTTGCGTCCGGCGGCACGCTGCGATCGTCAATCCAAAAGCAACGCCAGAAAGGACGCTCCGATCAGTATCAGCAGTACGATTCTGGATTACGTACTCGAACGGGCCGAGGGAGTGCGAACCAGCGATGCCTGCGACGACGATCGCTTTGATGCCGCCGCATCGATCGTTCAAGGCGGCGTGCGCGAAGCACTGTGTGTTCCGCTGCAAGGACGCTATGACATTGTCGGTGCGTTGTACATCGATACCTACACCTCACCCGGCCAGATCGTCAAACGTGGAAGCACGCATCGATTCACCGACGATCACTTGCGATTGATCACGGCCATCGGCCATCAAGCGGCGCTGGCGATCGAAGACACGTTCTACTATTCCGCCTTATTGCAAAGCGAACGTTTGGCCGCGATGGGACAAACGATCGCGACGCTTTCGCATCACGTTAAAAACATTTTACAAGGCATCCGTGGGGGCAGTTTCCTGATTGAATCGGGGCTCAAACGGGATGATACCGATGCCGTCAAACGCGGCTGGACGATGGTCGATCGGAACCAGGAGCGGATTTCTAATCTTGTCATGGACATGCTCACGTTCTCCAAAGAACGGGAACCGCAAAAAATCGAAGCAGACTTGAACGAAACCATTCGAGACGTCTTCGAACTGATGGAATCGCGGGCTCGTGAGTCCGATGTGCTGCTGGAAACGTTTTTAGATGACGAGTTACCGCTCGCCTCGTTTGATCCCGATGCACTTCACCAAGCCTTGTTGAACTTGGTGACCAATGCGATTGATGCGGTCAAAGAGGGGCACGCGGCGCCGGCGGACGAACCAAACGAGACTTCCGGGCAGGGTGACATTACCAGCCAAAGGGCCGAAATCTCCGAATTCGTGCCAGAATTGCCCGAACCCCCAGCCAAGGTATCGATCGTTTCTAAGTACGCACCGGAGATCGGCTGGATTGTCGATGTGATCGACAATGGTCCGGGGATCAGTGAAGAAGATCGGCAAAGGGTATTCTCGCTATTCGAGTCCAAAAAGGGAGCTCGGGGTACCGGGCTAGGCTTGCCAGTGAGCGCCAAAATCCTCAATGAACACGGCGGAAGCCTAACGATCGTCGATTCGCCGACCGGTGTCGGGTGTTGCTTTCGCATGCTGCTTCCGCCGCTGCCGCCATCCTGA
- a CDS encoding quinone-dependent dihydroorotate dehydrogenase encodes MLFYRGIRPLLFSLDPEKAHQLGIRTGSIVQSIPGVLRFIRCDPNVDPILRVALAGIDFANPIGLAAGLDKSGEIVPAMQAIGFGHLEIGSISARPSKGNQTPRLWRLIDDAAVLVHYGLPNDGSVVVAKRLQDLRNRDAIKTPIGVNLVNTNEPSSGPSSPDAVIDDYRESAKRFADVTSYLMLNLSCPNTIDGRGFFEQSSRLDDLLRSVTEVTGDVPVFLKLSPDWEQTLIADLLDIALQYHSVAGVMFNLSAHRREGLVSAPSTYQDRPGAIAGRPTKDWMDRRTAWLFRQLRGTRLRIISAGGIQNATDAYRRIRLGASLVQVYTALIYHGPGLVAKINRDLAERLRRDGVNQLSDVIGIDAMER; translated from the coding sequence ATGCTTTTTTATCGCGGCATCCGTCCGTTGTTATTTTCTCTGGATCCGGAAAAGGCTCATCAACTTGGCATTCGCACCGGAAGTATCGTCCAATCGATCCCCGGCGTTCTTAGGTTCATCCGGTGCGACCCCAACGTTGACCCGATCCTTCGCGTTGCGCTCGCAGGCATCGATTTTGCAAATCCGATCGGGCTTGCCGCAGGCTTGGACAAATCGGGTGAAATCGTTCCGGCGATGCAAGCGATCGGGTTTGGACATCTCGAAATTGGTTCGATCTCGGCCCGACCGTCGAAAGGCAACCAGACTCCACGGTTGTGGCGTTTGATCGATGATGCCGCTGTACTAGTCCACTATGGGTTGCCAAATGATGGATCAGTTGTGGTGGCGAAGCGGTTGCAAGATTTGCGGAATCGCGATGCGATCAAGACACCCATCGGAGTCAATTTGGTCAACACCAATGAGCCTTCGTCAGGCCCAAGTTCTCCAGATGCGGTGATCGACGACTACCGTGAATCGGCGAAGCGATTTGCCGATGTGACCTCGTATCTGATGTTGAACCTTAGCTGCCCCAACACGATCGATGGTCGCGGTTTCTTTGAACAGTCCTCTCGTCTGGACGACTTGCTACGATCGGTGACGGAGGTGACCGGCGATGTTCCGGTATTTTTAAAGCTGTCGCCCGATTGGGAGCAGACATTGATCGCAGATCTGTTGGACATTGCGTTGCAGTACCACTCAGTCGCCGGGGTGATGTTCAATCTATCGGCGCACCGTCGCGAAGGATTAGTGTCCGCACCGTCGACTTACCAAGATCGACCGGGCGCGATCGCCGGTCGTCCAACGAAGGACTGGATGGACCGGCGAACGGCATGGCTATTTCGCCAGCTACGCGGTACTCGGCTACGGATCATTTCAGCGGGAGGGATTCAGAATGCCACCGACGCCTATCGTAGGATTCGATTGGGTGCATCGCTGGTTCAGGTTTACACCGCACTGATCTACCATGGCCCAGGTCTTGTCGCGAAGATCAATCGTGATTTAGCCGAGCGACTTCGTCGTGATGGTGTCAACCAACTTTCCGACGTCATCGGCATCGATGCGATGGAGCGCTAA
- the xseA gene encoding exodeoxyribonuclease VII large subunit — protein sequence MSSDIDFEDAGPNQAISVSELNQHLKAVVEGTFPPMWVAGEVSDVSRPRSGHLYFTLKDDDSQIRAVMWRSVASKLRFDLENGQSLLCFGGLEIYTVRGSYQIVVRKAEPRGVGALQVAFEKLKAKLNAEGLFSLERKQPLPSHPRRVGLITSPSGAAVHDFLVSARRRMLDAEIFVIPAQVQGPGAAETIERGLLAASMIRPKLDVVIVTRGGGSLEDLWTFNEERVVRAIASCPIPTVSAVGHEVDVTLSDLVADVRALTPTDAATRVFPDRGATVGRVTELESRMHRAMMQQTQQRKMLLASLSRHPALNKPMEMVHLRSRLLDELDQRAKQAIQRRLDHGKASVGKLASTLSALSPLSTLARGYSVTLNEAGQTIHGASTLSPGDQLRTIVEDGEIRSTVDEVKR from the coding sequence GTGAGTAGCGATATCGATTTCGAAGATGCCGGGCCGAACCAAGCCATCTCGGTCAGCGAACTCAATCAACACCTCAAAGCGGTCGTCGAAGGGACCTTTCCACCGATGTGGGTCGCCGGTGAGGTGTCGGATGTATCGCGGCCACGAAGCGGCCACCTTTACTTCACGCTCAAGGATGACGACTCACAGATCCGGGCGGTAATGTGGCGCAGCGTCGCGTCTAAATTGCGGTTTGACCTGGAAAACGGCCAGTCGTTGCTTTGCTTCGGCGGACTGGAAATATACACCGTTCGCGGTAGCTACCAGATCGTGGTCCGCAAAGCGGAACCGCGTGGCGTAGGCGCCTTGCAGGTCGCATTCGAAAAACTGAAGGCGAAGCTAAACGCGGAAGGTCTTTTCTCACTTGAACGCAAACAGCCGTTGCCGTCGCATCCACGGCGAGTGGGGCTAATCACCAGCCCTAGTGGCGCGGCGGTTCACGACTTCCTCGTCTCTGCCCGGCGACGCATGTTAGATGCCGAGATCTTTGTGATCCCCGCCCAGGTCCAGGGTCCAGGCGCCGCCGAAACGATCGAACGTGGTTTGTTGGCTGCCTCGATGATCCGGCCAAAGCTGGATGTCGTGATCGTCACTCGCGGCGGCGGAAGCTTGGAGGATCTCTGGACGTTCAATGAAGAGCGTGTCGTAAGGGCGATCGCGAGCTGTCCGATTCCGACCGTTTCGGCGGTCGGACACGAAGTCGACGTCACACTCTCTGACTTGGTGGCCGACGTTCGCGCGTTGACGCCAACCGACGCGGCAACTCGCGTCTTTCCTGACCGCGGTGCGACGGTAGGGCGCGTGACTGAGTTGGAATCCCGAATGCATCGGGCAATGATGCAACAAACTCAGCAGCGAAAGATGCTCCTGGCCTCCCTTTCGAGGCACCCCGCACTAAACAAGCCAATGGAGATGGTTCACTTACGCTCTCGCTTGTTGGATGAGTTGGATCAACGAGCCAAACAAGCGATCCAGCGGCGGCTCGATCATGGCAAAGCCTCGGTAGGGAAGCTGGCGTCGACCCTGTCGGCGCTATCGCCATTATCGACGCTCGCCCGGGGCTACAGTGTCACATTGAACGAAGCCGGTCAAACGATCCATGGCGCGTCCACGTTGTCTCCGGGAGATCAATTGCGGACGATCGTCGAAGACGGTGAAATACGATCGACGGTCGATGAAGTTAAACGTTAA
- a CDS encoding NPCBM/NEW2 domain-containing protein, protein MRRFNRWPLRTLALLLSFLAYSDGGIAAEVEVELSSGEKLRGNWVQADTSSLTLQGPDQTLDISQIVNLRPTSTDTSAISPPVNAVLVDGSQVRANSVQADDQTITIKPRTQAEIKMPLASLRAVRFRPSNANTDPQWLGLFDKEIRSDLMVIHRSNAQLDPVEGIILSIDEQTVSFELDGDTIEAPVERLEGVVFRNSPASSSSKTVVEDVYGSSFNASRIELIEDAAGLRITLANGVTHELKISQLKRIRFASGQQLLAGLAPADKQMRPYLKTAISTSLFDDWFAPAAENEDIVASAGGGIEYRVEDGFEFFSGSVGRDPSAQGKWTVKVQIAIDEEVKWEQELSDWEPAGFRLSVAGARRIKLKVIPTGDGDVGDLVRFYKPRLLK, encoded by the coding sequence ATGCGCCGATTCAATCGCTGGCCTCTTCGAACGCTCGCATTGCTGCTGAGTTTCCTGGCGTATTCCGATGGTGGCATCGCCGCCGAAGTCGAGGTTGAGCTTAGCTCGGGCGAAAAACTCCGTGGAAACTGGGTCCAAGCCGATACGAGTTCGTTGACCTTGCAGGGCCCCGATCAAACGCTCGATATCTCTCAGATCGTCAATCTTCGCCCCACATCGACCGATACCTCCGCGATCTCCCCCCCCGTCAACGCGGTGCTGGTCGACGGTTCACAGGTCCGCGCTAATTCGGTTCAAGCAGACGATCAAACGATCACGATTAAGCCGCGGACGCAGGCGGAAATCAAGATGCCGCTGGCGTCACTGCGTGCCGTCCGCTTCCGTCCTAGTAACGCAAACACCGATCCTCAGTGGTTGGGGCTATTCGACAAAGAAATTCGATCGGACTTGATGGTCATCCATCGAAGTAACGCACAGCTCGACCCGGTCGAAGGCATCATCTTATCGATCGACGAACAAACGGTGAGTTTTGAACTCGATGGTGATACGATCGAAGCGCCAGTCGAGCGTCTTGAGGGCGTTGTCTTTCGAAACTCACCGGCATCATCGAGTTCAAAGACGGTCGTCGAGGACGTATACGGTTCAAGCTTTAATGCCAGTCGTATCGAGCTAATCGAAGACGCGGCGGGACTGCGGATCACACTCGCCAACGGGGTGACGCACGAACTAAAAATCTCGCAGCTTAAACGCATTCGATTTGCCAGCGGTCAACAGTTACTCGCCGGTCTTGCTCCGGCAGACAAACAGATGCGGCCCTACCTAAAAACCGCGATCTCGACCTCACTATTTGACGACTGGTTTGCGCCGGCAGCTGAGAACGAAGACATCGTCGCGTCAGCCGGAGGGGGCATTGAGTATCGCGTCGAAGATGGGTTCGAGTTTTTTTCGGGCAGCGTCGGGCGTGACCCTTCCGCGCAAGGCAAGTGGACCGTCAAAGTTCAGATTGCGATCGACGAGGAAGTGAAGTGGGAGCAAGAGTTGTCTGACTGGGAGCCGGCTGGTTTTCGACTCTCGGTCGCCGGTGCTCGCCGGATAAAATTGAAGGTAATTCCGACTGGCGATGGCGACGTCGGCGACTTGGTTCGATTCTATAAACCCCGATTGTTAAAGTGA